Within Sorangiineae bacterium MSr11367, the genomic segment GATCCCAACTGGTCACCGCCTTGTCGCGCCGGTAGATGGCCTTGTCCTTCGTCTTGCCCGAGGCCACCATCGAAGCCACGTCGTCCACCGCCCAATCTTCGGCCGCCCAGAACCAGCCGCCCTTCAAGGTGTCGCCGTCGTCGAACACCGCGTCGACCAAGTCCTCGCCCACTTCGTCCGTCGTCCAGCTATCGGCCGAGGTTCCGCGGTATCCGAGAACGGTGTCGCCGCCGTGCGCCAGGGTTTGGCCCCATTGTTCGTTGGGCTTCGTATGAACGCTGTAGCAGGTGAAGAAGACCCACCAGCGGGCCTGGCCCGGATGCGGCGTGGCGTATTGGCTCTGTCCCGGTCCGGCCGCCTCACCCATGCGAGAGTTGTTCGCGTCGAAGTGGCAGCTGCTCGATGCCGAAGCCGATCCCGATTTGCACATCGGCGTGGAGAACGTCTGCTTGCCATTCGAATCGTTGGGCGCACCGCCGTGGCTGGACAGCGCAAACAAATCGACGCCGTCGGCATAGCCCGCGTCGTAGCCGTTGGGCAGGCTGTCCTCGATGAGATCCATCGAATACGAATCTTTATTCTTGTAAAAGAACTTCTTCTGATGTCCGAGATCTTGCATCTCGCTAATGAGATAAGAGATCTGATCGTCGGTGTATTTCAGCGATCCTGCGCTGCAATCGCAGCCGGACCAACTCGTCATGGCTTCTCCGGCCACTTCCAG encodes:
- a CDS encoding DUF6345 domain-containing protein; translation: MKKPLLMLFALAPFFTPGTAKALEVAGEAMTSWSGCDCSAGSLKYTDDQISYLISEMQDLGHQKKFFYKNKDSYSMDLIEDSLPNGYDAGYADGVDLFALSSHGGAPNDSNGKQTFSTPMCKSGSASASSSCHFDANNSRMGEAAGPGQSQYATPHPGQARWWVFFTCYSVHTKPNEQWGQTLAHGGDTVLGYRGTSADSWTTDEVGEDLVDAVFDDGDTLKGGWFWAAEDWAVDDVASMVASGKTKDKAIYRRDKAVTSWDRREADSHHGWFAWAWHEG